From Camelina sativa cultivar DH55 chromosome 7, Cs, whole genome shotgun sequence, one genomic window encodes:
- the LOC104705219 gene encoding F-box protein At1g30790-like produces MKLKGRECNGTSDHSDSIPDDMTFEILGRLPGKSLMKFQYLSKFWFSIIRSQRFIDSFFSRSLSRGSRLLITFKNGEIINGNTEKRLFFFSASREGEQKSSSTLVANLDMTIASTDNYCYTRGSNKTGEIILAPQLLSSKLEPFYILYYNVTSQGIRRVRLEGIADNEEFRRRYGIGKNGDCRVYMASEHFEDIAFL; encoded by the exons ATGAAACTCAAGGGACGAGAATGTAACGGTACAAGTGATCACTCAGATTCGATCCCTGATGATATGACGTTTGAGATTCTTGGTAGATTGCCCGGCAAATCTCTTATGAAGTTCCAATACTTAtctaaattttggttttcgaTAATCCGAAGTCAAAGATTCATCGATTCCTTCTTCTCTAGGTCTTTGAGTCGAGGTTCACGCCTACTTATCACTTTCAAGAACGGTGAAATCATCAATGGGAATACTGAGAAgcgtttgttcttcttctcagcttcaaGAGAAGGGGAGCAAAAGTCTTCTTCAACTTTGGTAGCTAATCTCGACATGACAATAGCTTCCACGGATAATTATTGCTACACACGAG GCAGCAATAAAACGGGCGAGATCATTCTGGCTCCACAATTGTTGTCAAGCAAACTTGAACCTTTCTACATTCTCTATTATAATGTAACAAGCCAAGGCATCAGAAGGGTTAGGCTTGAAGGAATTGCAGATAATGAAGAGTTCAGGCGTCGTTATGGAATTGGAAAGAATGGTGATTGTCGTGTTTATATGGCATCAGAACACTTTGAAGATATTgcctttctttaa